A genomic window from Melanotaenia boesemani isolate fMelBoe1 chromosome 15, fMelBoe1.pri, whole genome shotgun sequence includes:
- the LOC121654705 gene encoding phosphatidylinositol-binding clathrin assembly protein-like isoform X2 yields the protein MSGQSLTDRIAAAQHSMTGSAISKAVCKATTHEVSGPKKKHLDYLIQCTNELNVNIPHLADTLLERTASNSWIVVFKALITTHHLMMYGNERLMQYLASRNTLFNLNNFLDKAALQGYNMSTFIRRYSRYLNEKAMSYRLAAMDFTKMKRGADGVMRTMNTEKLIKTLPIIQNQLDALLDFQPNSNELTNGVINTAFMLLFKDSIRLFAAYNEGVINMLEKYFDMKKNQCKEALEIYKTFLNRMTKLSEFLKVAEAPSSLLEALEQHLASLEGRKLKDLSTASRSSTLSSAVSSLSSTGISLSRMDDKTEDNRLQQHKEDGHKVIDIQTPNVSPSTQSVGSANSSGGVTDLFSNSPIVPINNHVPNFTSELFTLQPNFTPIQTTHTVPNNNNAWGGDLLKPSPPTQIHSPGVPLHSGKMLPSDLDSSLANLVGNLQFGGTPAKKPEFQWSQLVEKKPTAGSGWQSKTMCTSTNWTHTTHPMTPAPMPVPQMNGMIYTGYAPAPVAFPMTTPQVPVYGMLPPQMSHQMGGVPMMPPQPVMYNQPVLRPTNPFGPIPGTQMHFM from the exons ACCTGATCCAGTGTACCAATGAGCTGAACGTCAACATCCCCCACCTGGCAGACACACTGCTGGAGCGCACAGCTAGCAACAGCTGGATTGTGGTTTTCAAAGCGCTCATCACCACACACCACCTCATGATGTATGGCAATGAG AGATTGATGCAGTACCTTGCCTCCAGAAACACGCTCTTCAACCTCAACAACTTTCTAGATAAGGCTGCATTACAAG GATATAACATGTCAACCTTCATCAGACGCTACAGCCGCTACCTTAATGAGAAAGCCATGTCCTACAGGCTAGCAGCAATGGACTTCACCAAGATGAAGAGAGG GGCTGATGGTGTGATGCGCACTATGAACACAGAGAAGCTGATCAAGACTCTGCCCATCATTCAGAACCAGCTGGATGCACTGCTGGATTTCCAG CCAAACTCCAACGAGCTGACCAACGGGGTGATCAACACAGCTttcatgttgctgtttaaagactCCATACGATTGTTTGCTGCTTACAACGAGGGCGTCATCAACATGTTGG AGAAATACTTTGACATGAAGAAAAACCAGTGCAAAGAAGCTTTGGAGATCTACAAGACCTTCCTCAACAGGATGACCAAACTGTCTGAGTTTCTCAAAGTGGCAGAG GCTCCCAGCTCTCTCCTGGAGGCTCTGGAGCAGCATTTAGCTTCTCTAGAGGGCAGGAAGCTCAAGGACCTGTCCACTGCCAGCAG ATCCAGCACCTTGTCCAGTGCAGTGTCGTCTCTGTCCAGCACGGGGATCTCTCTTAGCCGTATGGATGACAAGACAGAAGACAACAGACTTCAGCAACACAAG GAGGACGGTCATAAGGTGATCGACATTCAGACGCCCAATGTTTCACCCAGCACCCAGTCAGTGGGCAGTGCCAACAGTAGTGGAGGGGTCACAGATCTTTTCTCCAACTCACCCATCGTCCCCATTAACAACCA tgtgccaaatttcaccaGTGAGCTGTTCACCCTCCAGCCTAACTTCACCCCCATCCAGACCACACACACTGTGCCCAATAATAACAATGCCTGGGGAG GTGACTTGCTAAAGCCATCCCCACCTACTCAGATTCACAGCCCAGGAGTCCCATTGCATTCGGGGAAAATGCTGCCCAGTGATTTGGACTCTTCATTAGCAAACCTGGTTGGCA ACCTGCAGTTTGGGGGAACGCCAGCTAAAAA GCCAGAGTTCCAGTGGAGTCAGCTGGTAGAAAAGAAACCCACAGCAGGAAGTGGGTGGCAGTCAAAGACCATGTGCACCAGTACCAACTGGACTCACACCACCCATCCCATGACACCTGCACCGATGCCAGTCCCTCAGATG AATGGGATGATCTATACTGGATAT GCTCCAGCACCAGTGGCTTTTCCTATGACGACACCCCAAGTGCCTGTGTATGGAATG CTCCCTCCTCAGATGAGTCATCAGATGGGGGGCGTTCCCATGATGCCCCCACAGCCTGTCATGTACAACCAGCCTGTCCTGAGACCCACCAATCCGTTTGGACCTATCCCGGGAACAcag ATGCACTTCATGTAG
- the rbm14a gene encoding RNA-binding protein 14a isoform X2, whose translation MSGENIKLFVGNLPIDATQEELNKLFAPYGEINTCSLLRQYAFVTLKGEGAADRAIRHLDGKEYRGRPLVVEESRARPPNSTKVFVGNLSATCSADDLHGLFSTFGRVLDCDKVKARLCSNVGYAFVHMERKEEAMAAIDALNGTMFKGRQLAVELSKAQPLINQLVTGGNSATPGGDREGLLPRPPPSLEHHQSQAAVLAAAAAAAAGLPIQVQQSVHNSFYNTTSFDPTYAALKGITSAKGADGVIYGALANQVYGTVADQVYQELTNHNPSTEEVEPQPVPDPTAVFEAARAKFFQEGQKVLAEQQAGRKAATSSENERDRSPIRGNRAPLLPDPVPGSFAQIRPKRRALLPTPPGAPEESTAATTAPEGSYTEYYQQMHQYQQYQQYQQQYQYLQYAYTNPPPPPPPPPASTQAQASTTAPAPPGTYTAPPTYAASEAYAPPGTYDASGSYDTSSGNYDSSSGNYDASSGTYDTSAAYDTSGGYGASGAYDSSEAYAAAGNYSTSTPYEQTPAHGQPTPQRHDYPYHTPEPPYR comes from the exons ATGAGCGGGGAAAATATAAAGTTGTTTGTTGGGAATCTTCCTATTGATGCAACTCAGGAAGAACTGAATAAGCTCTTTGCTCCATATGGAGAGATCAACACCTGCTCCTTGCTCAGACAGTATGCCTTCGTTACCCTGAAGGGAGAGGGGGCGGCAGACAG GGCCATACGGCATCTTGATGGCAAAGAGTACAGAGGCAGACCACTGGTGGTTGAGGAGTCGCGTGCACGCCCACCCAATTCCACTAAAGTGTTTGTCGGGAACCTTAGTGCAACATGTTCAGCAGATGATTTGCATGGGCTGTTCTCAACCTTTGGAAGAGTTTTAGACTGTGATAAAGTAAAAG CCCGCTTATGCTCAAATGTTGGCTATGCGTTTGTACAtatggagaggaaggaggaggccATGGCAGCAATTGATGCACTCAATGGGACCATGTTCAAGGGTCGTCAGTTGGCTGTAGAGCTGTCCAAAGCCCAACCTTTGATCAACCAGCTTGTAACAGGAGGGAATTCAGCTACCCCTGGAG GTGACAGAGAGGGTCTTCTTCCCCGACCACCTCCATCATTGGAGCATCATCAGAGTCAGGCAGCTGTActagctgcagctgcagcagcagctgctggactACCCATACAA GTTCAGCAAAGTGTTCATAACTCATTTTACAATACAACATCGTTTGACCCCACCTACGCTGCTCTCAAAGGCATCACCAGTGCTAAAGGTGCAGATGGGGTCATATATGGTGCTCTTGCAAATCAAGTTTATGGAACTGTTGCTGACCAAGTTTACCAAGAATTGACCAATCACAATCCAAGCACTGAAGAGGTAGAGCCACAGCCTGTGCCAGATCCAACAGCAGTCTTTGAAGCAGCGAGGGCTAAGTTTTTTCAGGAAGGACAGAAG GTTCTGGCAGAGCAGCAGGCAGGGAGAAAGGCGGCAACATCATCGGAAAATGAACGGGACCGCAGCCCCATAAGAGGAAATCGAGCACCCCTCCTCCCTGACCCTGTCCCAGGTTCCTTTGCTCAGATACGACCCAAACGACGTGCCCTGCTGCCAACACCACCTGGAGCTCCAGAGGAATCCACGGCTGCTACTACAGCTCCTGAAGG GTCGTACACAGAGTACTACCAGCAAATGCATCAATACCAACAGTATCAACAGTACCAGCAGCAGTACCAGTACCTCCAGTATGCCTACACCaatcctccaccaccacctcctcctccaccggCCTCCACGCAGGCACAAGCCTCAACCACCGCTCCCGCACCCCCTGGGACATACACAGCACCCCCAACTTATGCTGCATCGGAAGCCTATGCTCCCCCAGGAACATATGACGCTTCTGGAAGTTATGACACCTCATCAGGAAACTACGACTCTTCATCTGGGAATTACGATGCATCTTCGGGAACCTACGACACCTCAGCAGCCTATGATACATCTGGAGGCTACGGGGCATCTGGAGCATATGATTCATCTGAAGCATACGCAGCAGCAGGAAACTACTCCACATCCACACCGTATGAGCAGACACCCGCACACGGGCAACCCACGCCCCAGCGTCATGATTACCCTTACCACACGCCAGAGCCCCCTTATCGATAG
- the rbm14a gene encoding RNA-binding protein 14a isoform X1 translates to MSGENIKLFVGNLPIDATQEELNKLFAPYGEINTCSLLRQYAFVTLKGEGAADRAIRHLDGKEYRGRPLVVEESRARPPNSTKVFVGNLSATCSADDLHGLFSTFGRVLDCDKVKARLCSNVGYAFVHMERKEEAMAAIDALNGTMFKGRQLAVELSKAQPLINQLVTGGNSATPGGDREGLLPRPPPSLEHHQSQAAVLAAAAAAAAGLPIQVQQSVHNSFYNTTSFDPTYAALKGITSAKGADGVIYGALANQVYGTVADQVYQELTNHNPSTEEVEPQPVPDPTAVFEAARAKFFQEGQKVLAEQQAGRKAATSSENERDRSPIRGNRAPLLPDPVPGSFAQIRPKRRALLPTPPGAPEESTAATTAPEGSDPVARSYTEYYQQMHQYQQYQQYQQQYQYLQYAYTNPPPPPPPPPASTQAQASTTAPAPPGTYTAPPTYAASEAYAPPGTYDASGSYDTSSGNYDSSSGNYDASSGTYDTSAAYDTSGGYGASGAYDSSEAYAAAGNYSTSTPYEQTPAHGQPTPQRHDYPYHTPEPPYR, encoded by the exons ATGAGCGGGGAAAATATAAAGTTGTTTGTTGGGAATCTTCCTATTGATGCAACTCAGGAAGAACTGAATAAGCTCTTTGCTCCATATGGAGAGATCAACACCTGCTCCTTGCTCAGACAGTATGCCTTCGTTACCCTGAAGGGAGAGGGGGCGGCAGACAG GGCCATACGGCATCTTGATGGCAAAGAGTACAGAGGCAGACCACTGGTGGTTGAGGAGTCGCGTGCACGCCCACCCAATTCCACTAAAGTGTTTGTCGGGAACCTTAGTGCAACATGTTCAGCAGATGATTTGCATGGGCTGTTCTCAACCTTTGGAAGAGTTTTAGACTGTGATAAAGTAAAAG CCCGCTTATGCTCAAATGTTGGCTATGCGTTTGTACAtatggagaggaaggaggaggccATGGCAGCAATTGATGCACTCAATGGGACCATGTTCAAGGGTCGTCAGTTGGCTGTAGAGCTGTCCAAAGCCCAACCTTTGATCAACCAGCTTGTAACAGGAGGGAATTCAGCTACCCCTGGAG GTGACAGAGAGGGTCTTCTTCCCCGACCACCTCCATCATTGGAGCATCATCAGAGTCAGGCAGCTGTActagctgcagctgcagcagcagctgctggactACCCATACAA GTTCAGCAAAGTGTTCATAACTCATTTTACAATACAACATCGTTTGACCCCACCTACGCTGCTCTCAAAGGCATCACCAGTGCTAAAGGTGCAGATGGGGTCATATATGGTGCTCTTGCAAATCAAGTTTATGGAACTGTTGCTGACCAAGTTTACCAAGAATTGACCAATCACAATCCAAGCACTGAAGAGGTAGAGCCACAGCCTGTGCCAGATCCAACAGCAGTCTTTGAAGCAGCGAGGGCTAAGTTTTTTCAGGAAGGACAGAAG GTTCTGGCAGAGCAGCAGGCAGGGAGAAAGGCGGCAACATCATCGGAAAATGAACGGGACCGCAGCCCCATAAGAGGAAATCGAGCACCCCTCCTCCCTGACCCTGTCCCAGGTTCCTTTGCTCAGATACGACCCAAACGACGTGCCCTGCTGCCAACACCACCTGGAGCTCCAGAGGAATCCACGGCTGCTACTACAGCTCCTGAAGGGTCAGATCCTGTTGCTAG GTCGTACACAGAGTACTACCAGCAAATGCATCAATACCAACAGTATCAACAGTACCAGCAGCAGTACCAGTACCTCCAGTATGCCTACACCaatcctccaccaccacctcctcctccaccggCCTCCACGCAGGCACAAGCCTCAACCACCGCTCCCGCACCCCCTGGGACATACACAGCACCCCCAACTTATGCTGCATCGGAAGCCTATGCTCCCCCAGGAACATATGACGCTTCTGGAAGTTATGACACCTCATCAGGAAACTACGACTCTTCATCTGGGAATTACGATGCATCTTCGGGAACCTACGACACCTCAGCAGCCTATGATACATCTGGAGGCTACGGGGCATCTGGAGCATATGATTCATCTGAAGCATACGCAGCAGCAGGAAACTACTCCACATCCACACCGTATGAGCAGACACCCGCACACGGGCAACCCACGCCCCAGCGTCATGATTACCCTTACCACACGCCAGAGCCCCCTTATCGATAG
- the LOC121654705 gene encoding phosphatidylinositol-binding clathrin assembly protein-like isoform X1, which translates to MSGQSLTDRIAAAQHSMTGSAISKAVCKATTHEVSGPKKKHLDYLIQCTNELNVNIPHLADTLLERTASNSWIVVFKALITTHHLMMYGNERLMQYLASRNTLFNLNNFLDKAALQGYNMSTFIRRYSRYLNEKAMSYRLAAMDFTKMKRGADGVMRTMNTEKLIKTLPIIQNQLDALLDFQPNSNELTNGVINTAFMLLFKDSIRLFAAYNEGVINMLEKYFDMKKNQCKEALEIYKTFLNRMTKLSEFLKVAERVGIDQGDSPDLTQAPSSLLEALEQHLASLEGRKLKDLSTASRSSTLSSAVSSLSSTGISLSRMDDKTEDNRLQQHKEDGHKVIDIQTPNVSPSTQSVGSANSSGGVTDLFSNSPIVPINNHVPNFTSELFTLQPNFTPIQTTHTVPNNNNAWGGDLLKPSPPTQIHSPGVPLHSGKMLPSDLDSSLANLVGNLQFGGTPAKKPEFQWSQLVEKKPTAGSGWQSKTMCTSTNWTHTTHPMTPAPMPVPQMNGMIYTGYAPAPVAFPMTTPQVPVYGMLPPQMSHQMGGVPMMPPQPVMYNQPVLRPTNPFGPIPGTQMHFM; encoded by the exons ACCTGATCCAGTGTACCAATGAGCTGAACGTCAACATCCCCCACCTGGCAGACACACTGCTGGAGCGCACAGCTAGCAACAGCTGGATTGTGGTTTTCAAAGCGCTCATCACCACACACCACCTCATGATGTATGGCAATGAG AGATTGATGCAGTACCTTGCCTCCAGAAACACGCTCTTCAACCTCAACAACTTTCTAGATAAGGCTGCATTACAAG GATATAACATGTCAACCTTCATCAGACGCTACAGCCGCTACCTTAATGAGAAAGCCATGTCCTACAGGCTAGCAGCAATGGACTTCACCAAGATGAAGAGAGG GGCTGATGGTGTGATGCGCACTATGAACACAGAGAAGCTGATCAAGACTCTGCCCATCATTCAGAACCAGCTGGATGCACTGCTGGATTTCCAG CCAAACTCCAACGAGCTGACCAACGGGGTGATCAACACAGCTttcatgttgctgtttaaagactCCATACGATTGTTTGCTGCTTACAACGAGGGCGTCATCAACATGTTGG AGAAATACTTTGACATGAAGAAAAACCAGTGCAAAGAAGCTTTGGAGATCTACAAGACCTTCCTCAACAGGATGACCAAACTGTCTGAGTTTCTCAAAGTGGCAGAG CGAGTTGGGATAGATCAGGGCGACAGCCCCGATCTCACACAG GCTCCCAGCTCTCTCCTGGAGGCTCTGGAGCAGCATTTAGCTTCTCTAGAGGGCAGGAAGCTCAAGGACCTGTCCACTGCCAGCAG ATCCAGCACCTTGTCCAGTGCAGTGTCGTCTCTGTCCAGCACGGGGATCTCTCTTAGCCGTATGGATGACAAGACAGAAGACAACAGACTTCAGCAACACAAG GAGGACGGTCATAAGGTGATCGACATTCAGACGCCCAATGTTTCACCCAGCACCCAGTCAGTGGGCAGTGCCAACAGTAGTGGAGGGGTCACAGATCTTTTCTCCAACTCACCCATCGTCCCCATTAACAACCA tgtgccaaatttcaccaGTGAGCTGTTCACCCTCCAGCCTAACTTCACCCCCATCCAGACCACACACACTGTGCCCAATAATAACAATGCCTGGGGAG GTGACTTGCTAAAGCCATCCCCACCTACTCAGATTCACAGCCCAGGAGTCCCATTGCATTCGGGGAAAATGCTGCCCAGTGATTTGGACTCTTCATTAGCAAACCTGGTTGGCA ACCTGCAGTTTGGGGGAACGCCAGCTAAAAA GCCAGAGTTCCAGTGGAGTCAGCTGGTAGAAAAGAAACCCACAGCAGGAAGTGGGTGGCAGTCAAAGACCATGTGCACCAGTACCAACTGGACTCACACCACCCATCCCATGACACCTGCACCGATGCCAGTCCCTCAGATG AATGGGATGATCTATACTGGATAT GCTCCAGCACCAGTGGCTTTTCCTATGACGACACCCCAAGTGCCTGTGTATGGAATG CTCCCTCCTCAGATGAGTCATCAGATGGGGGGCGTTCCCATGATGCCCCCACAGCCTGTCATGTACAACCAGCCTGTCCTGAGACCCACCAATCCGTTTGGACCTATCCCGGGAACAcag ATGCACTTCATGTAG
- the rbm14a gene encoding RNA-binding protein 14a isoform X3, which yields MSGENIKLFVGNLPIDATQEELNKLFAPYGEINTCSLLRQYAFVTLKGEGAADRAIRHLDGKEYRGRPLVVEESRARPPNSTKVFVGNLSATCSADDLHGLFSTFGRVLDCDKVKARLCSNVGYAFVHMERKEEAMAAIDALNGTMFKGRQLAVELSKAQPLINQLVTGGNSATPGGDREGLLPRPPPSLEHHQSQAAVLAAAAAAAAGLPIQVQQSVHNSFYNTTSFDPTYAALKGITSAKGADGVIYGALANQVYGTVADQVYQELTNHNPSTEEVEPQPVPDPTAVFEAARAKFFQEGQKVLAEQQAGRKAATSSENERDRSPIRGNRAPLLPDPVPGSFAQIRPKRRALLPTPPGAPEESTAATTAPEGSDPVARSYTEYYQQMHQYQQYQQYQQQYQYLQYAYTNPPPPPPPPPASTQAQASTTAPAPPGTYTAPPTYAASEAYAPPGTYDASGSYDTSSGNYDSSSGNYDASSGTYDTSAAYDTSGGYGASGAYDSSEAYAAAGNYSTSTP from the exons ATGAGCGGGGAAAATATAAAGTTGTTTGTTGGGAATCTTCCTATTGATGCAACTCAGGAAGAACTGAATAAGCTCTTTGCTCCATATGGAGAGATCAACACCTGCTCCTTGCTCAGACAGTATGCCTTCGTTACCCTGAAGGGAGAGGGGGCGGCAGACAG GGCCATACGGCATCTTGATGGCAAAGAGTACAGAGGCAGACCACTGGTGGTTGAGGAGTCGCGTGCACGCCCACCCAATTCCACTAAAGTGTTTGTCGGGAACCTTAGTGCAACATGTTCAGCAGATGATTTGCATGGGCTGTTCTCAACCTTTGGAAGAGTTTTAGACTGTGATAAAGTAAAAG CCCGCTTATGCTCAAATGTTGGCTATGCGTTTGTACAtatggagaggaaggaggaggccATGGCAGCAATTGATGCACTCAATGGGACCATGTTCAAGGGTCGTCAGTTGGCTGTAGAGCTGTCCAAAGCCCAACCTTTGATCAACCAGCTTGTAACAGGAGGGAATTCAGCTACCCCTGGAG GTGACAGAGAGGGTCTTCTTCCCCGACCACCTCCATCATTGGAGCATCATCAGAGTCAGGCAGCTGTActagctgcagctgcagcagcagctgctggactACCCATACAA GTTCAGCAAAGTGTTCATAACTCATTTTACAATACAACATCGTTTGACCCCACCTACGCTGCTCTCAAAGGCATCACCAGTGCTAAAGGTGCAGATGGGGTCATATATGGTGCTCTTGCAAATCAAGTTTATGGAACTGTTGCTGACCAAGTTTACCAAGAATTGACCAATCACAATCCAAGCACTGAAGAGGTAGAGCCACAGCCTGTGCCAGATCCAACAGCAGTCTTTGAAGCAGCGAGGGCTAAGTTTTTTCAGGAAGGACAGAAG GTTCTGGCAGAGCAGCAGGCAGGGAGAAAGGCGGCAACATCATCGGAAAATGAACGGGACCGCAGCCCCATAAGAGGAAATCGAGCACCCCTCCTCCCTGACCCTGTCCCAGGTTCCTTTGCTCAGATACGACCCAAACGACGTGCCCTGCTGCCAACACCACCTGGAGCTCCAGAGGAATCCACGGCTGCTACTACAGCTCCTGAAGGGTCAGATCCTGTTGCTAG GTCGTACACAGAGTACTACCAGCAAATGCATCAATACCAACAGTATCAACAGTACCAGCAGCAGTACCAGTACCTCCAGTATGCCTACACCaatcctccaccaccacctcctcctccaccggCCTCCACGCAGGCACAAGCCTCAACCACCGCTCCCGCACCCCCTGGGACATACACAGCACCCCCAACTTATGCTGCATCGGAAGCCTATGCTCCCCCAGGAACATATGACGCTTCTGGAAGTTATGACACCTCATCAGGAAACTACGACTCTTCATCTGGGAATTACGATGCATCTTCGGGAACCTACGACACCTCAGCAGCCTATGATACATCTGGAGGCTACGGGGCATCTGGAGCATATGATTCATCTGAAGCATACGCAGCAGCAGGAAACTACTCCACATCCACACC CTAG